In Euphorbia lathyris chromosome 2, ddEupLath1.1, whole genome shotgun sequence, the sequence TATTATGGCATTGGTAGCTCATTATGATTTAGAGCTccaccaaatggatgtgaaaaccgCTTTTTTTAAATGGGAATTTAGATGAGAATGTTTATATGGTTCAACCAGAAGGATTTGTGGttgaaggaaagaaaaataTGGTGTGTAAACTGAAAAGGTCAAtatatgggctaaaacaagCTTCCCGACAATGGTATCTTAAGTTCAATGATACCATCACATCTTTTGGATTTAAGGAAAACATTGTTGATCGATGTATATATCTGAAGATCAGTGGGAGTAAGTTTATAATTCTAGTtctgtatgttgatgatatcttgCTTGCAACTAATGATCTTGGTTTATTACGTCAAACCAAAGAATTTCTCTCTAAAAGctttgaaatgaaagatatgggtgAGGCATCCTATGTGATTGGAATAGAAATATTTCATGACAGATCACAAGGATTATTGGGATTGTCTCAGAAAGCATATATTAAAAGGATTATAGAGAGATTCAAGATGGAAAAATGCTCTGCAAGTGTTGTTCCAATTCAAAAAGGAGATAAATTTAGTCTCGATCAATGTCTAAAGAATGAATTGGAACGTAGTCAAATGGAAAATATTCCTTATGCATCTATTGTTGGGAGTTTGATGTATGCACAGACTTGTACCAGGCTAGACATCAGTTTTGTTGTTAGAATGTTGAGCAGGTATCAAAGTAATCCAGGATTAGATCATTGGAAAGCTACAAAGAAAGTGTTGCGATATCTTCAAGGAACAAAAGATCATATGCTCACTTATAAAAGATCTGATCATCTTAAAGTGTTTGGATATTCAGATTCAGATTATGGAGGATGTGTGGATACTAGAAAATGCACATttggttatttgttccaattaGCTGGAGGAGCAATTTCATGGAAGAGTGCAAAAGAATCAATAATTGCTACATCCACTATGGAAGCTGAGTTCGCGGCATGCTTTCAGGCCACAATTCAAGGATTATGGTTGCGGAACTTTATTTCAGGACTTGAAATTGTCAACAGTATTGCCAAGCCGTTGAAAATTTACTGTGATAATTCTGCAGCAGTCTTCTTTTCTAAAAACGACAAGTATTCGCAAGGTGCTAAACATATGGAAATTAAATACCTTGTTGTTAAAGAAGAAGTTCAGAAACAAAGAGTGTCAATAGAACACATTAGCACAAATGTTATGGTTGCGGATCCGTTGACAAAAGGATTATCCCCAGGTGTTTAGTGAACATGTTGAAAGAATGGGGATTATCAAATATCATTAATGATGatgttataattatattttataatataatgtaTTTGACACTCtgagctcatttacatattgtttctgatataaatttttatatccTGCTTCTTATGAAtagtatatatacataaatGCATTATGGGCATTAAACAGGATATAGTCTCTAACAAAGACATTATTGCTAGACCATCATGAAAACcttattataattcattttgAGTATAAGATTTATATTGTGATACATGGAAGGGACTATGTCGATGAACTGACATACAACCGCTATGATCCTTATTAGTCTTATTGCTTAATAATGACTTCATGTTTTGACCAGTATGGTAATGGATTTATTTTTAATGCGCGCCTTATGTTTGTCATTAAACTGTATATATAATTTCACACGgaccaagtgggagaatgttagattttccataatttacataaagttagaATATGGTCCTAGtatattatatacttatatggtttgataaaataaaacaataaatccTATTGGTCAGTTCACGTAAGGGTACGATCAATCATCATGTTTGATTAACCAAAGGGTACGTTGAATCCTATTGGTTCATTAATGAAAATGTACCTTATGAATGAAGAGATACCTTGATGGAAGGTAtatttatagaacataatcaGAATTGGTCCTCTCTCTAACTTATCTAAAAGTCATTTTCTCTCCATCTAGAAAATCTGTAAAGTCTAAAGAGTTAAGTGAGAGAAACACAATTCTCGTGATTCCCGAAGAACTCGATTGTAATCGTCATGGATCAAGGTACGCTCTTCTGACTGTTATTAAATGTGTGTGAAAATCCTCTTATTCAAACATCTGGACAATTATGTTTGTctaatattatgatgaaatctaaGATTTCTAACATGATCACCCTGGATTCTAAAGGCACGCTTTCCAAGTTCACATTTACCGCAGAACGGAAATGTAGGTTCCGAAGACCAATTAAACATTGTCACGTGTCCAGGTACATACTATTTTACCTATAAATAGCTTGAGGATCAACAGTTACAGGTACATAATTCCTAATTCACTTTTTTACTTCATTGCTCTAAAGTTAGTCTCATATTTCCTCAAATATTTATTGACTTTAGCAATTAAGAAGGGTCGCCGGAACTCTGGCCCCTTTTTCTAACGATTGTTGCTATCTCAGGTCACCGATAGTTACAAGCGAAGATTCCAGAAAGAAGGACATccgttattaatatagttacaaataatattccaaaatgtaaaaaattgcttcaatttatcaattgattttttttgaaatgtttGATATGACAGTCAAATAACGGTCAAATTTATctatttaaattttctaatgtataaaattgattataattaaaatattaaaaataaaattttattatttctatattaaaagtaaatttacaCTTTAATAAAGCAAAATTTATTCCTCAAAATAAAATGCTTCGTAATCATTcggaaatttataaaaataacaaaaaaacctAATTACAGTACGTGAACGGCAGGATTCGAACCTGCGCGGGCAGAGCCCACATGATTTCTAGTCATGCCCGATAACCACTCCGGCACGTCCACATCGTTGTTACAAATTtactgatttatttattttatacatatatataagtatgCATAATTTTGGAAACAGGGTTTATTAGAGGTTTTAGGGTTCACAGGGAAACAGCAGaagtaaaaaaatagaaatggcTACTTGGGCAATTGCGGGGAGATCCACTTCTACTTTGATTCGTACAACATGGAGAACTACTACTACTACTTCAGCAAAATCATCTTCCACAAGGATTCCTCCATCAGCTTCGCCAATTCGACCCAATTTGACTCTCCGCCAATCCCCAATTTCCCCTCCTTCCTGGTAACTTTCTTTCTTTCGCATTTACTTTATCTTTCTTACAGATTTATACATGCATTTCTGTGATGTTTTTTCTTGTGTGATTAAGCTTATGCTATTTTATTCGGAAGTGAAAGGTTTGTGCGGAGACAATTGAGCTCGCTGCTGCCCCTCCATGGCGCCATTGCTTCTGCAAAACTCGTCTCCAAACTTCCCAGTGAAGTTAGCATCTCCTCCGAAGGTAATTCTTTATGCATACTTTTTATGATCATTGTCAATTCCAATTGCCGGTTGATATGGCATTTAGAAGGGGAAAAAAGACAAGCAAGTAGTTGAAGTgccaatgttttttttttttttactttgcaaTCTCAATCTTTTCGTAGTTCCTACATTTCGATGAGGAAGAGGAATTATTTACCATTCTATTTGGTTGCCTCTACACTTGCACGCTTTGTTTATACCAAGGGTACCCAACTAAAGATCCTCTAATGCAATGTAAGACTATAAGTTGGTATGACGGAAAGAACAAAATGATAGCAGGACTGAAGAAAGTCAAGCTTAGGATTTGAATTTGGCCTATGGATGTTTGCTTGTTGAATCTGTTATGGCATTTTACGCAATAGCTCTAAAGTATAAATGTTTTAGTGCGGTTAAATTGCTTGAGAAAAGATTATAAATATCATTCCTATATTATTTGTTCATTAcatatctttcttttttttctagttGAATAGTTATATTCCACTGTGAGGTTATCTCGTACTTGAGTTGTTCTTGTTTTCGAGATCTGTCATTATTTTCTCTTTATGGTTCATTATGGCTCCTGGGTAGCAGTTTTTGTCATACAATAAGAAATCACTTTTTGAGTCTTCTGTCTTTAGAGATCTCTCT encodes:
- the LOC136218942 gene encoding uncharacterized protein isoform X2, producing MATWAIAGRSTSTLIRTTWRTTTTTSAKSSSTRIPPSASPIRPNLTLRQSPISPPSWFVRRQLSSLLPLHGAIASAKLVSKLPSEVSISSEGRFANYVSPI
- the LOC136218942 gene encoding uncharacterized protein isoform X1, producing the protein MATWAIAGRSTSTLIRTTWRTTTTTSAKSSSTRIPPSASPIRPNLTLRQSPISPPSCERFVRRQLSSLLPLHGAIASAKLVSKLPSEVSISSEGRFANYVSPI